One Chaetodon trifascialis isolate fChaTrf1 chromosome 13, fChaTrf1.hap1, whole genome shotgun sequence DNA segment encodes these proteins:
- the mad2l1bp gene encoding MAD2L1-binding protein, translating to MAEEPNILKSTANSEDSGHKSTFNGGDDETRGPLSSPSGRDFNTLEGPNMTDKVSTLQSVSDSSNSCRWYVEMDEQAVNTRLKARNTVELKDASPAHRLGSKQLSVDNTEDKENTAMPSTSITPDNTEEEGTSGQSGLQDSNVTASKQHSNTEDRDAETVRRAQEEGHVSVVFPGTVTQEGCCRFVSEILKCVLYQRQQLPMTYDQLVYSQKKQQTSDKDIVSRRPVQAADTEWRKCQQTLQDLEEVLQQLEVLFSLSRVPRVLLLMGGCLVLPKELYEINMEALVVAGGDQCLRVSSCLRQLFRTLFVADLLSDTRPVRLMPTTVLVLAHRDCGVSWFRPKLQFKVPTRVKNQIIALSTDPSTCKDSRAGGSDWQDYVWFQAPMTIKGFGK from the exons ATGGCAGAAGAACCGAATATATTGAAATCAACAGCAAACTCGGAAGACTCGGGACACAAGTCCACTTTTAACGGCGGAGATGATGAGACACGAGGGCCGCTTTCGTCTCCGTCTGGAAGAGATTTTAACACACTGGAGGGACCGAATATGACAGACAAAGTCTCAACATTACAAAGTGTTTCCGATAGCTCAAATTCATGCCGATGGTATGTGGAGATGGACGAACAGGCCGTAAACACGCGTTTGAAGGCGAGAAATACAGTTGAATTGAAAGATGCCTCCCCTGCACATCGACTCGGTTCAAAACAGCTTAGTGTGGACAACACTGAGGACAAGGAAAACACCGCTATGCCCTCCACAAGCATCACGCCAG ATAATACCGAGGAAGAGGGCACTTCTGGTCAGTCAGGTTTGCAAGATTCCAACGTGACTGCCAGTAAACAACATAgtaacacagaggacagagacgcTGAGACGGTGAGAAGAGCACAAGAGGAAGGCCATGTGAGCGTGGTCTTCCCCGGCACAGTAACTCAGGAAGGCTGCTGCCGCTTCGTCAGCGAGATCCTCAAGTGTGTTCTGTATCAGAGACAGCAGCTGCCCATGACGTATGACCAGCTGGTGTACTCCCAGAAGAAACAGCAGACATCA gATAAAGACATAGTGAGTCGGAGACCAGTGCAGGCTGCAGACACGGAGTGGCGCAAGTGTCAGCAGACCCTACAGGACCTCgaggaggtgctgcagcagctggaggtgcTATTTTCCCTTAGCAGGGTGCCCCGTGTGCTGCTGCTAATGGGTGGATGCCTCGTTCTCCCCAAAGAGCTATATGAGATCAACATGGAGGCTCTGGTAGTGGCTGGTGGAGATCAATGTCTGCGGGTGTCCTCGTGCTTAAGGCAACTCTTCCGCACTCTTTTCGTGGCTGACCTTTTGTCTGACACCAGACCTGTTCGGTTGATGCCCACCACGGTCTTGGTGCTGGCTCACAGGGATTGTGGTGTGAGTTGGTTCCGCCCTAAGCTACAATTTAAAGTGCCAACCCGTGTAAAGAACCAAATAATTGCTCTTTCTACTGATCCCAGCACCTGTAAGGACTCAAGGGCAGGGGGGTCAGACTGGCAGGATTATGTGTGGTTTCAGGCGCCCATGACCATCAAAGGCTTTGGCAAGTGA